GTCGATGGTCTCGATTATCCCGAGATCAATCAGCGTTTTAAGACGTTCAAGACAATGACGCACTTTGATGATATTCCATTTGAAAGAGCGACGAACGCGTAGACCTAGATCGAAAAACGGCGATAACACACACGCCTTTTACCGCTCCGGATTGGGGCACGTCGCTTAAGAATGGACAAAAACGTCGAAAATCCATTAGCTCGTTTCGAACGCCGTTCTAATGGCTATGCACTTTTTATTGCCGGCACCATCGCATTCGTCTGTCTGGCGATCGGAATCGGGAGTGCCGTCCAGGCCGGCATCTGGCCGGTCGTCGGGTTTATGGTCGCCGCGGTAGCGTCAATTTGCCACCTTTTTCGTGTTGAGCGTCAACCGAAATCGACGCCTTGATGCCACGAGCGACCGGCGTTTGGTCAAGTGGGATGCGGCAACACCTGAGCTGCAACGTCAAAATGTAAACCTCGAGGTCAAGGAGCTATCACGGCTCCTCGGTGTTGACGACGATTCATTGGGCGACCTTCTTTCGGCATATATCGTTGCCGAGGATCTAGCTCTGCGGCAGATACAGCAGGAGGAAAAGTTGCCGCTGCTCCGCCACGTTCAACTCGGGAGCACGCCATTTGATGCTATTTTGATCGAACAGGATATGATCACTTGCATCGAAGTATCGTTTTTAGTGGTGCCGGATGTGCGTCAGGACAAGATCGAGTCGATGCTTAAAAAGATCAGCATAGCCAAGAAAAATCTTGCGGATATGAAACTCAGGTTGAGGCTCAAGCTGATGCTCGTGCTCGTGACCCAACTCTCGCTTGCCGAAGAGGAAGCCTTGCGCGGGATGCTGATCACAAGACGATTTACTGATACTCCGGTCGATATCGACATACGACTTTTAGATTTTGAATCACTACAGAGAACTTACGTTACGGATTGAGTGCCCGGTCGCGACCTGCACTCGCCGATAGAGAATACTTATGATGCTTGAAAATAAAGTTGGAGTCATTTTTGGCGTTGCCAACAAGCGTTCGATCGCTTGGGCTTGTGCTCAGGCTTGCGCCGCTCAGGGGGCAAAGATGGCATTTACATATCAGGCCGACCGTTTGAAGGAAAACGTCGAGGAACTTGTCGACACCCTTGATGGTTGTATCGTCGTGCCGTGTGACGTGGCGGATCAGTCAACCGTCGATGCTGCATTCGACGCCATCGGGAAAAAGTTCGGAAAGATCGATTTCATAGTCCATTCGATCGCTTTTGCTCCAAAAGAGGCACTCGAGGGCGAATACGTCGCCACCACCCGCGAGGCATTTCGCACGGCACTTGAGATCAGCGCTTTTTCGCTCTCGCAGGTCGCTCTAGCGGCAGCACCGTTGATGAATGACGGAGGCAGTATCGTGACGATGACCTATTACGGTGCCGAAAAGGTCGTTATGAACTACAACGTGATGGGCGTCGCAAAGGCCGCTCTCGAAGCCTCGACACGGTATCTCGCAGCTGACCTCGGCGCCAAGAATATACGTGTCAACGCGATCTCGGCCGGCCCGATCAACACGCTCTCGGCCCGAGGCGTCAAGAATATGGGGTCACTCCTTAGCTACATCGGCGAACGCTCGCCACTCAAGCGCAATGTGACGGCCGCGGAAGTCGGCAATACAACGATGTTTCTCGTCAGCGATCTCGCGAGCGGAATCACCGGCGAAACGATTTACGTGGACTGTGGCTACAACATTATGGGGGTCTAATGGCAACATCTAAATCAAACAAAGCAAAATCATCAGCACCGCGAAAGAAACCCGCGGTCCCGAAAACCGTCGCTGACGTTAAGAAGCGTCAGGAAGAACCCGGCTACTGGCACCTCACCGACGACGAGGTACTTTTGCGTTCTCCTGAACTCGAGGACGAATATCGGACCTCAGACTCGTGGCGCGTTTTTCGCATAATGGGTGAGTTTGTCAACGGATTTGACCATCTGGGAACGATTACTCGCGGCGTGTCGATCTTCGGTTCTGCCAGAACTCGCGAAGGTGAACCGATGTACGAAGCAGCCCGCGAAACAGGCTACCTGCTTGGTGCCGCCGGTTTTGAGATCATCACGGGCGGCGGGCCCGGAATTATGCAGGCTGCCAATCAGGGTGCTCATCAGGCCGGTGCGGTCTCGGTCGGCTGCAATATCGAATTGCCGTTCGAACAACAGGCAAATCCATACCTTACGAAATCACTGACATTCAAGTATTTTATGGTCCGCAAGACCATGTTCATCAAATACAGTAACGCCTATATCATCTTCCCCGGCGGTTTTGGCACAATGGATGAGCTATTTGAGGCACTTACCCTAATTCAGACGCGCAAGATCCGAAACTTCCCCGTGGTGCTCTTTGGTTCACAGTACTGGCAGGGCCTTTTGCAGTGGCTGACCACGATGATGATCAATGAAAAGATGATCAACGCCGAAGACATTGGCCTAATACATCTGACGGACTCGCCTCGCGACGCTGTCGATTTCATCATCAAAACCTGTTATGCGGGGATCGATAACGACTATAAAAGGTAAATTGCGGGTTTTGGCGGCTTTTTGATATACACATACCCGCTATATCGAAAATAACAAACTCATTTAGGAGAACGATCTATGAAATTTCAATTTTCACCGTATGCACTGATCGCATCGGTGGTATGCGGCGGAATCGCCTTGCTTTCTGCCTGCGGTGGTACCGCGACGCCTCCGTCAAATGGAGCTAATGCTAAGACGGTAAACACCGCGAATTCAAATGCGGCGACGAATCCGAATTCAAACTCGACGGTCGCGACGGTTTCCGACAAGCCGCCGATCACGACGACTGCCGACAACCTCCAACTCTCCTCAGACTGGATGGATGCCACCGAGTTTCCGGGGCGGACGATCACCGTATCCGGCTACATCAATCATGCTAGCAAAGATACGCTAAATGTAGGCTATAGTTACGGATCATCTGTCACGGGAAACGGCATTGAATGCAAAGGGGACTTTTCGCAATATCCGGGAATCGAGGATAGAGTTAACGGCCTTGCAAAAAGCAATAAGGCTCCAAAAGCAACCGTAAAAGGCACCTTTACGATCCGCGAGGACAAGACAATGACGCTCGAGCCTTGCGTATTGGTTGATATCGCAAAATGATCGGAAGTTGAAATTTAGACTGAACTTGCGGACGGCAGAGAGTTTACTGCCGTCCACTTTTTTAGCTAGTTTTGTAGTGAGCGGCTGATCCATTCGAGATATGGGCCGGCGACCTTTTCCGCATCGATCGCGACGATTTCAGGTACGTCATAGCTGTGGTTTGCGGAAATGAAATCTCGGACTTCCACCCATTTTTCACGGGTTGTCTTTATCAACAGCAGATGCTCGCTTTCCTTTTGCACTTCGCCCTCCCAGATATACACGGACATCATTGCAGGCAATATTTGGACACACGCCGCAAACTGCCCGGTGACGAGTTTTTCTGCCAAGACGGTCGCGTCAGACTGGCTTTCAACGGTTGTCATCACGATCAACATTGACCTTAATGTTCATTCATCACGCGTTCGTAATCGCCTGTTTCCACCCACTGCAGGATCTCCGAGACCCGCCAGACCGGAAATGGATGCGAGAGGCCGGCGTTGATGATGTCGGCCCAGAATTTGTCGAGTTTGTTCTCGTCGTAATTCGTTTGAAATTCGCGAGCTTGCTCCAGAAACTGGTCGTAATCGACCTTTGACGCGAGCGTGCCTCCACCGAGTTTCATCATTGTACGGCCGATCACGTGCGGATCCTGCGTTACAAGCAGTGCGGCCCTATCACAGGAAAGCTCGGCACGCCGTGACCACGCGAGTAGTGCACTCGATATGCCTGCTGAAACTATAAATTTAATTATGTCGCTTCCCGGTATCAGTCGGGCGACCGACAGGTTTGCTAAAGCTTCCATCAGGCGTGCAGCCGTCAAATAAAGTACGTGTTCGGCGTGTATGTGACCCACTTCGTGAGCAATTACCGCCAGAGTCTCTTCATCCGTAAGGCGTTCTATCAGCGCCGAATGGAGGACGATCACCGGGCGTTCGACGCCACCGGTGAATGCGTTGACCATAGGATTTTGCTGGATGAACATATCCGGCATATCGACGCCAAGCGTCGTGCAGGCGATCTGGAGCTTTGCATAAAGGTCCGGACACTGCTTGGGTGTGACCTTGATCGCGGACGCCATAAATGACACGCGGATCGCGGACTCACCGGTAACGGCCAGAAGCTTCTTAAGGGCGGTGTCGATGCCCGGAATAGCTCGCAATGCCGCAAGTGCCTTGCTGTCGGCCGGGTGGATGTATTCGTGCTTGTTGAGGGCCGCGAACTTCTTATGCGGTGCGTTCGACAACGGGAGTTTGCACTTGCCGCATACAGCGTCGCCGTTTACGTATCCTTCCTTTACTGCATTCTTCTGTCCACAATATCTACAGCGCACGGAAAGGCTCTTAGTTAAAGTGGTCGATGTTTCTTCACCGTCGGGTTTCTTCTTTGCCATGAATAGATTTTATTAATTGGTACAAGCTTTAGCTAGTGTAATGGAAGGTTTTTAACCCCGGCTTGAGACTAAATGCTTTCAATTCTGATATCAGTACGATAATACTTGCCTATTGTTCGGCTAAAGCTGAAAATATTGAAAATTCCCCCCCCCTAGATAAAGCCGGTCGCAATTCATGACTCCACGTTTCGAACTTTCGAATGGCGAAGAAGTGTCTCAAATCATATGAATATATGATTTGTCTAAAATAGTGGGAGTTTGTAGGCAACATCCCCGCTATTCCGGAGTGAAATCGACACCGGTCAACTCCTCGTACGGATTAATAACTCGAGTAGTAAACACGTAGCGTTTCGACCGGACCGCAACGACATACGATTCGCCGGCGACGATCTCGTCGAATCGGAAATAGCCGAATGAACCGGTTAGAGTACTTCGGACACTGCCGCGTGTGTCGGTGATCGACACGCTCGCATTACGCAAGCCAAATCCGTCCGGCGAAAAAACCCTGCCTGAAACCGAAACATTAGCTGCGGTCGGAGCAAATCCGCATGCCGAGTAGATGACGTCATTAAAGTCGTCAGTAAAATACAGACATTTTCCGGGCAGGCCGTCACGCCGAGCACCGAAATCGAGATCGGTCACACCGCGGGCGTTGAAGTTTTCCATCCCATCCGTGTAATTATTTCCGATTCCGCTAATAAATGTGCTCGAAACGGACGACGCATTGCCGCCTGCTGCAGTCGCAAGGATAACGCTTGATCCGGCCGAACAGTTGCCGCCGGACGAGAATACGTCGCCCGCTATCGGATTGACCGCACCATTGGAGAGAATGTAACTCGAACCAAGTGTACGCATGTTCGATCCCGTCAGATAATTGAAAGCGAACGGCGTCCCGTCAATGTGTCCGGTCGTGTCGATCTCAAACTCGCGCGGCGTTCGTCCTTCCGGTGCGTCCGAATAGACGACGTAGTCACCGTCCGGCTGGATACCGAACCGGTCGCCAAAATTCGCCGAGTCATTGAGGTAGCTTCCGAGGAATGTTGCTCCAGTTCCCGCCGTGACACGGTAAAAGCTGTTCGGCGAACCGTACTGCATCATTATTAGATTGCCGCCTTCGTCCGCCTCAAGGCCGTAACGTACGGTGTCGAACCCAACGTCCGCGTTGAAGACCGCAGCCGGCCCGCCCGCAGGATTAATGCTGTAAATCCTGCGGTCGGTGCCGACCGTGTAGAGCAATCCGTCTACTGGATTCAGTTCGAGGTTTACGAGGGAACGATGCGGGATCTGATAATTTCCGAGCAAGTTAGTATTGCCGTTAGGAAGAATTCGGAAAAGGTCGAAGCTCCATTGGACGGGCTGCGCACCGCAACTATTTGTCAGCCCGGTCGGGGGCTCGATAAAGTTGTTGTCGGTCGCAACAAACACGGTTCCGTCGGTGTTCGAAGCTGCGATTCCGACGATATGCCTGTTCTTAAGCGAGCCGGGAATGCTAACGATACCAAGCGTGTAACCGGTAGTTTGTACCTGCGGCTCGCCGTTGTCGTCAATATTCAACGTCGCCGCACTTGTACCAAGCGTCGCTCCGCCGGTCGGATTGCTGAGCGTAAGGTTGAGGTCCTCAATGCCCTCGGTCAACAGGTCGTCCCGCACGAAGACGCTGAACGTTCTCTCGGTCACGCCGGGAGCGAACATCAACGCGCCGCTCGAAGCAATATAGTCGCTGCCGACGACGGCCGTGCCATCCGACGTTGCGTAATTCACCGTCACCGTGGAAGAGATCGTGCCTATATCGCGCCAAACACGAATCGTCGTCGCTCCGCCGGATTCGTTAGCTGAGAAACTATCCGCAGCGAACGAAATATTACTCCCGCCGCCGCCGCCGCCCGGAGCACCGCCGGCGACAAAGAACAAATTACGGTTATCATCTAGAACGGGCAGGTTAAACAACGATGGATTGAACACGGTTCCGGCCCGCGAAGCTGATACGGTGTAGGAACGATTTGGGAGAGCATCAAGAAAAATGAAGTTACCCGCCGCATCTGTAAGTTTTGTCTCCGAACTCGACCCACTGAGCGCGATCATCGCATTTGGAACAGCAACTCCTGTTACATCGACGGTGCGCCCCTTGATCGCAAAGTTTCCCAACTTCGAAACAAAAGCATCATAACCGCCTGCATAATCGGTTTGAAAAGCATTCGCCGTCGTCGGAAATTCCGAGGACGTAGTAAATCCCGTCACGTATACATTATTGGCGGCATCCAACGCGATGCCCCTTCCCGTATCACCCTGCGAGCCACCCAGAAACGTTGAATACGTGAGTCCGCTACCGGCCGGATTCAGTTTCGATACAATCGCATCCCAACCGCCACTTACAACGGGATCGAACGCATTTGCCGTAATCGGAAAAGTGTCGCCACCTAGTCCGGTGACATATGCGGCGCCAAAACTATCGACAGCGATGTCGTTTCCGTCTTCTGTACCGTTCCCGCCGAGGTAGGTCGAATACGACAGCGTATTGCCAGCAGGTGACATCTTAGTAACGAAAATATCGAAATTACCGCTGCCGCCGTACGTGTTGTCATAAGTTCCTAACGTAACCGGAAAGTCCACGCTGGCTGTATTACCGGTTGCATAGATATTTCCGAGTGTGTCTAACGCTATAGCAAATCCATTATCATAGCCAGATCCTCCAAGAAATCCCGAAAACACGAGTGCATTTCCGGTCGGATTGATTTTTGTCACGAATGCATCGGAGCCTCCGTTATAAGTTGCGTCAAATGCTCCGACGGTAGTTGGAAACGAGCCTATTCCGTTTCCGTCAGGCCCGCTTTGAGTAGAGCCGGTGGCAATTGCGTTTCCGAAATTATCAATGGAAATCGCTCGGGAGAAATCAGAGTTACTTCCGCCTAGAAACGTTGAATATACTAGGGCAGAGCCGCTCGGATTCAATTTGCTCACAAACCCGTCAAAGCTGCCGCCATTGTATGTCGTGCTGTAGGCTCCTGGCGTCGTGGGATAGTTACCGTTAGTATAGCCGGTGACAAGCGCATTTCCGGTTGAGTCGACGGCGATTCCTAGGCCAAGCTCGTAGCCAATATCACCGATAAACGTCGAATAAATGAGTTGATTTCCGGTTGCGTTCAACTTGGATACGACGACATCAAGAGTGCCCCCGGTCAAGACTGCATCGTAGGCTCCGGCGGTGGTGGGATAATTTACACTTCGTGAATCCCCCACCACGAAAATGCTACCCGATGCATCTATCGCCATAGAAGCTACTTCTTCGGTGTCATCTCCTCCGATGTAGGTTGAAAAAATTACGTTGGCGCCATCTGGGGTCATTTTCGATACGAAAATGTCACTACCACCGTTATATGTTGTATCGAAAACACCACTCGTTGTTGGAAATAGGTCAGACGAAGTCGTGCCTATGACAAATACGTTGCCCGCTCCGTCTACGGCGATATCGCGGCCCGAATCACTGCCCCCTCCGCCGAGAAAGCTAGAAAAGGCGAGATTGTTGAGAGCAGGATCTATGACGAGTGGTTTTGAGCGGTCGTATTCTCCGAGCCGAAAACGAACACTTGTCGTTCCGGTCAATTCGTAGCTGCTTGCAATGGCGTACTTGGCTCCGTTTGTTTGCTGATAGCTGAACGGGCTGGATTGCTTGATCGTTCCGGCGGCAGTGTTTATCAGCAAATCGCCGGTTTCTGAGTCAATATTGATCGAGTCGGCTCCGGCAAAATCCAATTCGATCTGCGAAGCATCGGCGTTAGGCTGGACGATAAAATCGTACTGGCTTTTGTTTTCGGCATTCCC
This is a stretch of genomic DNA from Chloracidobacterium sp.. It encodes these proteins:
- a CDS encoding enoyl-ACP reductase translates to MMLENKVGVIFGVANKRSIAWACAQACAAQGAKMAFTYQADRLKENVEELVDTLDGCIVVPCDVADQSTVDAAFDAIGKKFGKIDFIVHSIAFAPKEALEGEYVATTREAFRTALEISAFSLSQVALAAAPLMNDGGSIVTMTYYGAEKVVMNYNVMGVAKAALEASTRYLAADLGAKNIRVNAISAGPINTLSARGVKNMGSLLSYIGERSPLKRNVTAAEVGNTTMFLVSDLASGITGETIYVDCGYNIMGV
- a CDS encoding TIGR00730 family Rossman fold protein, translated to MATSKSNKAKSSAPRKKPAVPKTVADVKKRQEEPGYWHLTDDEVLLRSPELEDEYRTSDSWRVFRIMGEFVNGFDHLGTITRGVSIFGSARTREGEPMYEAARETGYLLGAAGFEIITGGGPGIMQAANQGAHQAGAVSVGCNIELPFEQQANPYLTKSLTFKYFMVRKTMFIKYSNAYIIFPGGFGTMDELFEALTLIQTRKIRNFPVVLFGSQYWQGLLQWLTTMMINEKMINAEDIGLIHLTDSPRDAVDFIIKTCYAGIDNDYKR
- a CDS encoding divalent-cation tolerance protein CutA — its product is MTTVESQSDATVLAEKLVTGQFAACVQILPAMMSVYIWEGEVQKESEHLLLIKTTREKWVEVRDFISANHSYDVPEIVAIDAEKVAGPYLEWISRSLQN
- a CDS encoding M48 family metallopeptidase, producing MAKKKPDGEETSTTLTKSLSVRCRYCGQKNAVKEGYVNGDAVCGKCKLPLSNAPHKKFAALNKHEYIHPADSKALAALRAIPGIDTALKKLLAVTGESAIRVSFMASAIKVTPKQCPDLYAKLQIACTTLGVDMPDMFIQQNPMVNAFTGGVERPVIVLHSALIERLTDEETLAVIAHEVGHIHAEHVLYLTAARLMEALANLSVARLIPGSDIIKFIVSAGISSALLAWSRRAELSCDRAALLVTQDPHVIGRTMMKLGGGTLASKVDYDQFLEQAREFQTNYDENKLDKFWADIINAGLSHPFPVWRVSEILQWVETGDYERVMNEH
- a CDS encoding SBBP repeat-containing protein; the protein is MKKEQVQILRTSIVLLVTVGLILSFVLNKRQVVVSATPSPISRDVRSKIYFEQNRGQVDERAKFISRGAGSTMYLAATEAVYVLPMPFAGDGEKGRQGDREIGRPDEIEPLGRDVSASPRQAFALRMQFVGANPAAEVSGDGELATRANYFRGNDPSRWLTDVPAFSRVRYEEIYEDIDLEFYGNAENKSQYDFIVQPNADASQIELDFAGADSINIDSETGDLLINTAAGTIKQSSPFSYQQTNGAKYAIASSYELTGTTSVRFRLGEYDRSKPLVIDPALNNLAFSSFLGGGGSDSGRDIAVDGAGNVFVIGTTSSDLFPTTSGVFDTTYNGGSDIFVSKMTPDGANVIFSTYIGGDDTEEVASMAIDASGSIFVVGDSRSVNYPTTAGAYDAVLTGGTLDVVVSKLNATGNQLIYSTFIGDIGYELGLGIAVDSTGNALVTGYTNGNYPTTPGAYSTTYNGGSFDGFVSKLNPSGSALVYSTFLGGSNSDFSRAISIDNFGNAIATGSTQSGPDGNGIGSFPTTVGAFDATYNGGSDAFVTKINPTGNALVFSGFLGGSGYDNGFAIALDTLGNIYATGNTASVDFPVTLGTYDNTYGGSGNFDIFVTKMSPAGNTLSYSTYLGGNGTEDGNDIAVDSFGAAYVTGLGGDTFPITANAFDPVVSGGWDAIVSKLNPAGSGLTYSTFLGGSQGDTGRGIALDAANNVYVTGFTTSSEFPTTANAFQTDYAGGYDAFVSKLGNFAIKGRTVDVTGVAVPNAMIALSGSSSETKLTDAAGNFIFLDALPNRSYTVSASRAGTVFNPSLFNLPVLDDNRNLFFVAGGAPGGGGGGSNISFAADSFSANESGGATTIRVWRDIGTISSTVTVNYATSDGTAVVGSDYIASSGALMFAPGVTERTFSVFVRDDLLTEGIEDLNLTLSNPTGGATLGTSAATLNIDDNGEPQVQTTGYTLGIVSIPGSLKNRHIVGIAASNTDGTVFVATDNNFIEPPTGLTNSCGAQPVQWSFDLFRILPNGNTNLLGNYQIPHRSLVNLELNPVDGLLYTVGTDRRIYSINPAGGPAAVFNADVGFDTVRYGLEADEGGNLIMMQYGSPNSFYRVTAGTGATFLGSYLNDSANFGDRFGIQPDGDYVVYSDAPEGRTPREFEIDTTGHIDGTPFAFNYLTGSNMRTLGSSYILSNGAVNPIAGDVFSSGGNCSAGSSVILATAAGGNASSVSSTFISGIGNNYTDGMENFNARGVTDLDFGARRDGLPGKCLYFTDDFNDVIYSACGFAPTAANVSVSGRVFSPDGFGLRNASVSITDTRGSVRSTLTGSFGYFRFDEIVAGESYVVAVRSKRYVFTTRVINPYEELTGVDFTPE